A window of the bacterium genome harbors these coding sequences:
- a CDS encoding calcium-binding protein, which yields MGWYYYLDEKLQFPFLARCISERAISPLRKGDEIEIVGMAPESECQHEMFVTTPWDGRTLAIPLAQIQVIAMANTDTKEAVADWHYWLAQGYEL from the coding sequence ATGGGGTGGTATTACTACCTCGATGAGAAATTGCAGTTTCCTTTTTTGGCCAGGTGCATCTCCGAAAGAGCCATTTCACCACTTCGCAAAGGTGATGAGATTGAAATTGTCGGCATGGCCCCTGAAAGCGAGTGTCAGCACGAGATGTTTGTGACAACACCTTGGGATGGCCGTACCCTGGCTATTCCGCTCGCGCAGATCCAAGTTATTGCCATGGCCAATACGGATACGAAGGAAGCCGTTGCGGACTGGCACTACTGGCTCGCTCAAGGCTACGAGCTGTAG
- a CDS encoding DUF3368 domain-containing protein, producing the protein MIIVSDTTPLIGLAILRRIELLRVLFSEVYLPRGVYEEIAVKGIGRVGSREITEAVEAGWRHVEDAADGATLATLKIDLDEGEAEAIALALTRDAALLLMDERKGRAKATSLGRMLWEPWVYC; encoded by the coding sequence ATGATTATCGTCTCCGACACGACTCCGCTGATTGGGCTGGCGATCTTGAGGCGCATCGAGCTGCTGCGCGTGCTGTTCAGTGAGGTCTATCTGCCGCGCGGTGTCTATGAGGAGATTGCGGTCAAGGGTATTGGTCGAGTTGGCTCGCGGGAAATAACCGAAGCAGTAGAGGCGGGATGGAGGCATGTCGAAGATGCCGCAGATGGCGCGACGCTCGCGACACTGAAGATCGATCTCGATGAGGGAGAGGCGGAAGCAATTGCGTTGGCGCTCACCAGAGATGCGGCTCTCTTGCTCATGGATGAGCGCAAGGGAAGAGCGAAAGCGACGTCGCTCGGGCGCATGTTGTGGGAACCATGGGTGTACTGTTAA
- a CDS encoding UPF0175 family protein: MNTITLELKLPEEIYLALQSAGLSRDDLGTHAAHDLAAQLYAEGRLSFGKAAKLAILSQQAFWAMLSLRGLPVFNYTDDDYEADLEAIGRFADRKHGAR, encoded by the coding sequence ATGAATACAATCACACTGGAATTGAAGCTCCCTGAGGAAATCTACCTGGCGCTGCAATCAGCGGGTTTGAGTCGGGATGATTTGGGCACCCACGCCGCGCATGACCTGGCGGCGCAGTTGTACGCCGAAGGCCGGCTCTCGTTTGGGAAGGCAGCAAAACTGGCAATTCTGTCGCAACAGGCATTCTGGGCCATGTTGAGCCTGCGCGGTCTGCCCGTTTTCAACTATACCGATGACGATTATGAAGCTGACCTCGAGGCCATCGGTCGTTTTGCAGACCGGAAGCACGGGGCAAGATGA